A window of the Phaseolus vulgaris cultivar G19833 chromosome 5, P. vulgaris v2.0, whole genome shotgun sequence genome harbors these coding sequences:
- the LOC137835851 gene encoding receptor-like serine/threonine-protein kinase ALE2 isoform X2, with amino-acid sequence MGLKLIFLIIKLHFVICTPQLHEYTASYLHHSRIRSPSSIASPPTESPTGVPASTTALPPSKASSRIPRSIELSPSQSFTKRKWMHSSMDSPIPHHKHHHSRRKFSNQAPGPTFPINPHTQQGPPPVFKSQHSFSSPMSRDLHAPAPAPIVLSHHLNVPSTSPRISPLGSSVKKTRTPPPAYALVLPSPPPNKDCMSLTCSEPLTYTLPGSPCGCVWPLQVKLCISIAIYKFFPLVSKLAKEIAASVLLNHNQVRIVGADATIQQLEKTTVLINLVPQGVKFDDTTAFLIYKKFWQREILNDASTFGAYEVLYVHYPGLPPSPPSNVDGIDVEPYPSHDNNGTMMKPLGVDISRKQKEGSGGRVVIMIILSSFTAFFLFIGFVWFFLTKCGSCTLEPEHIPDAKIPSTSKRSGTASARSLIYASMPGSRSMSFSSGTLIHAGSVKIFTLNEIEKATNNFNSSSILGKGGFGLVYKGDLNDGREVAVKILKRDDQHGDHEFFAESEMLSCLHHRNLVKLIGICTEKQNRCLVYELVPNGSVESHLHGVDKETEPLDWNTRMKIALGAARGLAYLHEDCNPCVIHRDFKSSNILLEYDFIPKVSDFGLARTTLKEGNKPISTHVIGTFGYVAPEYAMTGHLLVKSDVYSYGVVLLELLSGRKPVDLSQPPGQENLVAWARPLLTSKEGLQKIIDPVMKPSVSVDTIVKVAAIASMCVQPEVTQRPFMGEVVQALTLVCSEFEETRVL; translated from the exons ATGGGGTTGAAGCTTATTTTCCTGATAATTAAGCTACATTTTGTTATATGTACACCCCAGCTTCATGAATATACTG CCAGTTATTTGCACCATTCGAGAATCCGAAGCCCTTCAAGCATTGCATCCCCACCTACAGAGTCACCTACTGGAGTTCCTGCTAGTACTACTGCACTTCCACCTTCCAAGGCATCTTCTAGAATTCCCAGAAGTATTGAACTTTCACCTTCCCAATCATTCACCAAAAGGAAATGGATGCACAGTTCCATGGACTCTCCAATTCCACACCACAAGCATCACCATTCCAGAAGAAAGTTCAGCAACCAAGCTCCTGGACCAACCTTTCCAATCAACCCTCATACTCAACAAG GTCCTCCTCCTGTCTTCAAATCACAACATTCATTCTCTTCACCTATGAGCCGGGATTTACATGCACCTGCACCAGCACCAATAGTTCTATCACACCACTTGAATG TGCCCTCTACTTCACCTAGAATTTCACCTCTAGGTTCATCAGTGAAGAAGACAAGGACTCCACCACCAGCATACGCTTTGGTTCTACCATCTCCACCGCCTAACAAAG ATTGTATGTCTCTGACATGCTCTGAGCCCTTGACATATACACTTCCTGGATCACCTTGTGGTTGTGTTTGGCCACTCCAAGTTAAACTTTGCATCAGCATTGCAATATACAAGTTTTTTCCTTTGGTTTCCAAGCTGGCCAAAGAAATTGCAGCTAGTGTTTTGCTGAACCATAATCAAGTACGCATTGTGGGAGCCGATGCAACTATTCAGCAGCTTGAGAAAACCACTGTTCTCATAAACTTGGTACCCCAAGGAGTGAAATTTGATGATACAACagcttttttaatatataagaaattctGGCAGAGAGAGATTCTCAATGATGCTTCTACCTTTGGTGCCTATGAAGTGCTCTATGTTCATTATCCAG GTCTTCCACCATCTCCACCTTCAAATGTTGACGGTATAGATGTTGAACCATACCCCAGTCACGACAACAATGGAACAATGATGAAACCTCTAGGAGTAGATATCTCAAGGAAGCAAAAAGAAGGGAGTGGTGGAAGAGTGGTTATTATGATCATCCTGTCATCTTTTACTGCCTTCTTTCTATTCATTGGATTTGTATGGTTTTTTCTAACGAAATGCGGTTCCTGCACTCTTGAACCTGAACATATTCCAGATGCCAAAATTCCATCCACTTCAAAGCGATCAG GTACTGCCAGTGCTAGGTCATTGATTTATGCGAGCATGCCAGGTTCTAGATCAATGTCCTTCAGTTCTGGAACATTGATCCATGCAGGATCagttaaaatatttactttGAACGAAATCGAGAAAGCAACAAATAACTTCAATTCTTCGAGCATACTAGGAAAAGGTGGCTTTGGTCTTGTTTATAAAGGTGACTTAAATGATGGCAGAGAGGTGGCTGTGAAGATTCTCAAAAGGGATGACCAGCATGGTGACCATGAATTCTTTGCAGAATCAGAGATGCTTAGCTGCTTGCACCATAGGAATTTAGTTAAACTGATAGGTATATGCACAGAAAAACAGAATCGCTGCTTAGTCTATGAGCTTGTCCCTAATGGCAGCGTGGAATCCCACTTACATG GTGTTGACAAGGAAACAGAACCACTTGATTGGAATACCCGGATGAAGATTGCACTTGGTGCAGCTAGAGGATTAGCCTACCTTCATGAAGATTGTAATCCATGTGTCATACACAGGGACTTCAAATCCAGCAACATCTTACTGGAATATGATTTTATACCCAAAGTTTCAGATTTTGGCTTGGCCAGAACAACATTGAAGGAGGGAAACAAGCCCATCTCAACACATGTTATTGGAACATTTGG CTACGTAGCTCCTGAATATGCAATGACGGGACATCTTCTTGTCAAAAGTGATGTTTACAGCTATGGAGTTGTTCTCCTTGAGCTTCTAAGTGGAAGAAAGCCTGTGGATTTGTCGCAGCCACCAGGTCAAGAAAACCTTGTTGCTTGGGCTCGTCCACTTCTTACAAGCAAGGAGGGTTTGCAGAAGATCATAGACCCAGTTATGAAGCCTAGTGTTTCTGTTGATACCATTGTAAAGGTTGCAGCAATTGCATCCATGTGCGTGCAACCAGAAGTCACACAGCGTCCTTTTATGGGTGAAGTTGTTCAGGCCTTGACACTGGTATGCAGTGAGTTTGAGGAAACAAGAGTTCTGTAA
- the LOC137834426 gene encoding LOW QUALITY PROTEIN: uncharacterized protein (The sequence of the model RefSeq protein was modified relative to this genomic sequence to represent the inferred CDS: substituted 1 base at 1 genomic stop codon) translates to IGLYPXGSPSRNSRRPKIDSGPRGGLEIVFNQQ, encoded by the coding sequence ATAGGACTTTATCCCTAAGGAAGCCCTTCCAGAAATTCTCGAAGGCCTAAGATAGACTCAGGCCCAAGAGGGGGTTTGGAAATAGTTTTCAACCAGCAATAG
- the LOC137835852 gene encoding putative pentatricopeptide repeat-containing protein At1g17630 produces MLNRASKCCRFLLSPFQPIFMISPSISHLHTQRFYVTQSHELVDSLHAFFQRCLTLHQARQVHSQLLLTAAHRLPFLAASLIAVYARFGFLSDACKVFAATPVEGLHHLLLWNSIIRANVSHGYHQRALQLYLEMRKLGILPDGFTLPLIIRAFSSLAISDLCRIVHCHALQLGFRNHLHVVNELVGMYGKLGRMEDARQLFDGMSVRSLVSWNTMVSGYAFNCDSLGASAIFKRMELEGLQPNSVTWTSLLSSHARCGLYDETLEMFKVMRTRRIEISAEALAVMLSVCADMLQVDWGKEIHGLVVKGGYEDYLFVKNALIGTYGKHQHLGDAQKVFLDIKNKNLVSWNALISSYAESGLCEEAYAAFLQMEKSDTDGQSPVRPNVISWSAVISGFAYKGLGEKSLELFRQMQLSKVMANCVTISCVLSVCAELAALNVGRELHGYAIRNLVGDNILVGNGLINMYMKCGNFKEGQLVFDSIKSRDLISWNSLIGGYGMHGLGENALRSFDAMIRAGMKPDKITFVAILSACSHAGLVAAGRNIFYQMARKFQIEPNVEHHACMVDLLGRAGLLKEATDIVRNMSIEPNEYIWGALLNSCRMYKDMDIAEETASQVLTLKSKITGSIMLLSNIYAANGRWDDFARVRMSARTKGLKKIPGQSWIEVRKKVYTFSAGNLLHLGMDEVYVILEELALHMATENYN; encoded by the coding sequence ATGCTGAATAGAGCTTCTAAGTGTTGCCGTTTTCTGTTGTCACCATTCCAACCCATTTTTATGATCTCTCCTTCAATCTCCCACCTTCACACGCAACGATTCTATGTTACCCAAAGTCATGAACTTGTTGATTCCCTCCACGCCTTTTTCCAACGTTGCCTCACTCTGCATCAAGCTCGCCAGGTTCACTCCCAATTGCTTCTCACCGCCGCGCATCGTTTACCCTTTTTGGCCGCCAGCCTCATAGCCGTTTACGCACGTTTTGGCTTTCTCTCTGACGCTTGCAAAGTGTTTGCTGCAACCCCAGTTGAGGGACTCCATCATCTTCTTTTGTGGAACTCCATTATCAGAGCCAATGTATCTCATGGCTACCATCAACGCGCGCTTCAACTTTATCTTGAAATGCGAAAGCTTGGAATTTTGCCCGATGGCTTCACTCTTCCCTTGATAATACGGGCTTTCTCGTCTCTGGCTATCTCTGATCTCTGCAGGATTGTCCATTGTCATGCTTTGCAGCTGGGGTTTCGGAATCACCTTCACGTCGTCAATGAACTCGTTGGTATGTATGGGAAGCTCGGGCGAATGGAGGATGCTCGCCAACTGTTTGATGGAATGTCTGTTAGAAGCCTGGTCTCGTGGAATACTATGGTTTCGGGTTATGCCTTCAACTGTGATTCTCTTGGTGCTTCtgcaatttttaaaagaatggaGTTGGAAGGTTTGCAGCCGAATTCGGTGACGTGGACCTCCCTTTTGTCGAGCCATGCTAGATGTGGGCTTTATGACGAAACTCTTGAGATGTTTAAGGTTATGAGGACAAGGAGAATTGAAATCAGTGCTGAAGCATTGGCCGTGATGTTGTCTGTGTGTGCTGATATGCTTCAAGTTGACTGGGGAAAAGAAATCCATGGGCTTGTTGTTAAAGGTGGATATGAAGATTATTTGTTTGTGAAAAATGCGCTGATAGGTACATATGGGAAGCACCAACATTTGGGGGATGCACAAAAGGTGTTTTTGGATATAAAGAACAAGAACCTAGTAAGTTGGAATGCTTTGATATCGTCGTATGCTGAATCTGGATTGTGTGAGGAGGCCTATGCAGCATTTTTGCAGATGGAGAAATCAGATACAGATGGTCAATCCCCGGTGAGGCCTAATGTTATAAGTTGGAGTGCAGTGATTAGTGGCTTTGCTTATAAGGGGCTTGGTGAGAAGTCACTGGAACTTTTTAGGCAAATGCAGCTTTCCAAAGTAATGGCCAATTGTGTGACAATTTCCTGCGTTTTATCAGTTTGTGCAGAGTTAGCTGCATTGAACGTTGGCAGGGAGCTCCATGGTTATGCCATTAGGAACTTGGTGGGTGATAATATATTGGTGGGAAATGGTCTGATTAACATGTATATGAAGTGCGGGAACTTCAAGGAAGGACAATTAGTGTTTGATAGTATTAAGAGTAGAGATTTAATTTCGTGGAACTCATTAATTGGAGGTTATGGAATGCATGGACTTGGTGAGAATGCTTTAAGAAGTTTCGATGCGATGATTAGAGCTGGAATGAAGCCAGACAAAATCACTTTTGTGGCTATTCTATCTGCTTGCAGTCACGCTGGACTCGTTGCTGCTGGTCGTAACATTTTTTATCAGATGGCCAGAAAGTTTCAGATTGAGCCTAATGTAGAGCATCATGCGTGCATGGTTGATCTCCTTGGTCGTGCTGGACTTTTGAAAGAAGCAACTGATATTGTTCGAAACATGTCTATTGAACCTAACGAGTATATTTGGGGAGCTCTTTTAAACTCATGTAGAATGTACAAAGACATGGACATTGCAGAAGAAACAGCATCACAAGTTCTAACTCTGAAGTCAAAAATAACAGGGAGCATCATGCTGCTGTCCAATATATATGCTGCAAATGGAAGGTGGGATGACTTCGCAAGAGTGAGGATGTCGGCAAGGACAAAAGGTCTTAAAAAAATACCTGGTCAGAGTTGGATTGAGGTGAGAAAGAAAGTTTACACGTTTTCAGCAGGTAATTTACTCCATTTGGGTATGGATGAAGTTTATGTGATCCTTGAAGAATTGGCCCTTCACATGGCGACTGAAAACTATAATTGA
- the LOC137835851 gene encoding receptor-like serine/threonine-protein kinase ALE2 isoform X3 has translation MHSSMDSPIPHHKHHHSRRKFSNQAPGPTFPINPHTQQGPPPVFKSQHSFSSPMSRDLHAPAPAPIVLSHHLNVPSTSPRISPLGSSVKKTRTPPPAYALVLPSPPPNKDCMSLTCSEPLTYTLPGSPCGCVWPLQVKLCISIAIYKFFPLVSKLAKEIAASVLLNHNQVRIVGADATIQQLEKTTVLINLVPQGVKFDDTTAFLIYKKFWQREILNDASTFGAYEVLYVHYPGLPPSPPSNVDGIDVEPYPSHDNNGTMMKPLGVDISRKQKEGSGGRVVIMIILSSFTAFFLFIGFVWFFLTKCGSCTLEPEHIPDAKIPSTSKRSAGTASARSLIYASMPGSRSMSFSSGTLIHAGSVKIFTLNEIEKATNNFNSSSILGKGGFGLVYKGDLNDGREVAVKILKRDDQHGDHEFFAESEMLSCLHHRNLVKLIGICTEKQNRCLVYELVPNGSVESHLHGVDKETEPLDWNTRMKIALGAARGLAYLHEDCNPCVIHRDFKSSNILLEYDFIPKVSDFGLARTTLKEGNKPISTHVIGTFGYVAPEYAMTGHLLVKSDVYSYGVVLLELLSGRKPVDLSQPPGQENLVAWARPLLTSKEGLQKIIDPVMKPSVSVDTIVKVAAIASMCVQPEVTQRPFMGEVVQALTLVCSEFEETRVL, from the exons ATGCACAGTTCCATGGACTCTCCAATTCCACACCACAAGCATCACCATTCCAGAAGAAAGTTCAGCAACCAAGCTCCTGGACCAACCTTTCCAATCAACCCTCATACTCAACAAG GTCCTCCTCCTGTCTTCAAATCACAACATTCATTCTCTTCACCTATGAGCCGGGATTTACATGCACCTGCACCAGCACCAATAGTTCTATCACACCACTTGAATG TGCCCTCTACTTCACCTAGAATTTCACCTCTAGGTTCATCAGTGAAGAAGACAAGGACTCCACCACCAGCATACGCTTTGGTTCTACCATCTCCACCGCCTAACAAAG ATTGTATGTCTCTGACATGCTCTGAGCCCTTGACATATACACTTCCTGGATCACCTTGTGGTTGTGTTTGGCCACTCCAAGTTAAACTTTGCATCAGCATTGCAATATACAAGTTTTTTCCTTTGGTTTCCAAGCTGGCCAAAGAAATTGCAGCTAGTGTTTTGCTGAACCATAATCAAGTACGCATTGTGGGAGCCGATGCAACTATTCAGCAGCTTGAGAAAACCACTGTTCTCATAAACTTGGTACCCCAAGGAGTGAAATTTGATGATACAACagcttttttaatatataagaaattctGGCAGAGAGAGATTCTCAATGATGCTTCTACCTTTGGTGCCTATGAAGTGCTCTATGTTCATTATCCAG GTCTTCCACCATCTCCACCTTCAAATGTTGACGGTATAGATGTTGAACCATACCCCAGTCACGACAACAATGGAACAATGATGAAACCTCTAGGAGTAGATATCTCAAGGAAGCAAAAAGAAGGGAGTGGTGGAAGAGTGGTTATTATGATCATCCTGTCATCTTTTACTGCCTTCTTTCTATTCATTGGATTTGTATGGTTTTTTCTAACGAAATGCGGTTCCTGCACTCTTGAACCTGAACATATTCCAGATGCCAAAATTCCATCCACTTCAAAGCGATCAG CAGGTACTGCCAGTGCTAGGTCATTGATTTATGCGAGCATGCCAGGTTCTAGATCAATGTCCTTCAGTTCTGGAACATTGATCCATGCAGGATCagttaaaatatttactttGAACGAAATCGAGAAAGCAACAAATAACTTCAATTCTTCGAGCATACTAGGAAAAGGTGGCTTTGGTCTTGTTTATAAAGGTGACTTAAATGATGGCAGAGAGGTGGCTGTGAAGATTCTCAAAAGGGATGACCAGCATGGTGACCATGAATTCTTTGCAGAATCAGAGATGCTTAGCTGCTTGCACCATAGGAATTTAGTTAAACTGATAGGTATATGCACAGAAAAACAGAATCGCTGCTTAGTCTATGAGCTTGTCCCTAATGGCAGCGTGGAATCCCACTTACATG GTGTTGACAAGGAAACAGAACCACTTGATTGGAATACCCGGATGAAGATTGCACTTGGTGCAGCTAGAGGATTAGCCTACCTTCATGAAGATTGTAATCCATGTGTCATACACAGGGACTTCAAATCCAGCAACATCTTACTGGAATATGATTTTATACCCAAAGTTTCAGATTTTGGCTTGGCCAGAACAACATTGAAGGAGGGAAACAAGCCCATCTCAACACATGTTATTGGAACATTTGG CTACGTAGCTCCTGAATATGCAATGACGGGACATCTTCTTGTCAAAAGTGATGTTTACAGCTATGGAGTTGTTCTCCTTGAGCTTCTAAGTGGAAGAAAGCCTGTGGATTTGTCGCAGCCACCAGGTCAAGAAAACCTTGTTGCTTGGGCTCGTCCACTTCTTACAAGCAAGGAGGGTTTGCAGAAGATCATAGACCCAGTTATGAAGCCTAGTGTTTCTGTTGATACCATTGTAAAGGTTGCAGCAATTGCATCCATGTGCGTGCAACCAGAAGTCACACAGCGTCCTTTTATGGGTGAAGTTGTTCAGGCCTTGACACTGGTATGCAGTGAGTTTGAGGAAACAAGAGTTCTGTAA
- the LOC137835851 gene encoding receptor-like serine/threonine-protein kinase ALE2 isoform X4, whose product MHSSMDSPIPHHKHHHSRRKFSNQAPGPTFPINPHTQQGPPPVFKSQHSFSSPMSRDLHAPAPAPIVLSHHLNVPSTSPRISPLGSSVKKTRTPPPAYALVLPSPPPNKDCMSLTCSEPLTYTLPGSPCGCVWPLQVKLCISIAIYKFFPLVSKLAKEIAASVLLNHNQVRIVGADATIQQLEKTTVLINLVPQGVKFDDTTAFLIYKKFWQREILNDASTFGAYEVLYVHYPGLPPSPPSNVDGIDVEPYPSHDNNGTMMKPLGVDISRKQKEGSGGRVVIMIILSSFTAFFLFIGFVWFFLTKCGSCTLEPEHIPDAKIPSTSKRSGTASARSLIYASMPGSRSMSFSSGTLIHAGSVKIFTLNEIEKATNNFNSSSILGKGGFGLVYKGDLNDGREVAVKILKRDDQHGDHEFFAESEMLSCLHHRNLVKLIGICTEKQNRCLVYELVPNGSVESHLHGVDKETEPLDWNTRMKIALGAARGLAYLHEDCNPCVIHRDFKSSNILLEYDFIPKVSDFGLARTTLKEGNKPISTHVIGTFGYVAPEYAMTGHLLVKSDVYSYGVVLLELLSGRKPVDLSQPPGQENLVAWARPLLTSKEGLQKIIDPVMKPSVSVDTIVKVAAIASMCVQPEVTQRPFMGEVVQALTLVCSEFEETRVL is encoded by the exons ATGCACAGTTCCATGGACTCTCCAATTCCACACCACAAGCATCACCATTCCAGAAGAAAGTTCAGCAACCAAGCTCCTGGACCAACCTTTCCAATCAACCCTCATACTCAACAAG GTCCTCCTCCTGTCTTCAAATCACAACATTCATTCTCTTCACCTATGAGCCGGGATTTACATGCACCTGCACCAGCACCAATAGTTCTATCACACCACTTGAATG TGCCCTCTACTTCACCTAGAATTTCACCTCTAGGTTCATCAGTGAAGAAGACAAGGACTCCACCACCAGCATACGCTTTGGTTCTACCATCTCCACCGCCTAACAAAG ATTGTATGTCTCTGACATGCTCTGAGCCCTTGACATATACACTTCCTGGATCACCTTGTGGTTGTGTTTGGCCACTCCAAGTTAAACTTTGCATCAGCATTGCAATATACAAGTTTTTTCCTTTGGTTTCCAAGCTGGCCAAAGAAATTGCAGCTAGTGTTTTGCTGAACCATAATCAAGTACGCATTGTGGGAGCCGATGCAACTATTCAGCAGCTTGAGAAAACCACTGTTCTCATAAACTTGGTACCCCAAGGAGTGAAATTTGATGATACAACagcttttttaatatataagaaattctGGCAGAGAGAGATTCTCAATGATGCTTCTACCTTTGGTGCCTATGAAGTGCTCTATGTTCATTATCCAG GTCTTCCACCATCTCCACCTTCAAATGTTGACGGTATAGATGTTGAACCATACCCCAGTCACGACAACAATGGAACAATGATGAAACCTCTAGGAGTAGATATCTCAAGGAAGCAAAAAGAAGGGAGTGGTGGAAGAGTGGTTATTATGATCATCCTGTCATCTTTTACTGCCTTCTTTCTATTCATTGGATTTGTATGGTTTTTTCTAACGAAATGCGGTTCCTGCACTCTTGAACCTGAACATATTCCAGATGCCAAAATTCCATCCACTTCAAAGCGATCAG GTACTGCCAGTGCTAGGTCATTGATTTATGCGAGCATGCCAGGTTCTAGATCAATGTCCTTCAGTTCTGGAACATTGATCCATGCAGGATCagttaaaatatttactttGAACGAAATCGAGAAAGCAACAAATAACTTCAATTCTTCGAGCATACTAGGAAAAGGTGGCTTTGGTCTTGTTTATAAAGGTGACTTAAATGATGGCAGAGAGGTGGCTGTGAAGATTCTCAAAAGGGATGACCAGCATGGTGACCATGAATTCTTTGCAGAATCAGAGATGCTTAGCTGCTTGCACCATAGGAATTTAGTTAAACTGATAGGTATATGCACAGAAAAACAGAATCGCTGCTTAGTCTATGAGCTTGTCCCTAATGGCAGCGTGGAATCCCACTTACATG GTGTTGACAAGGAAACAGAACCACTTGATTGGAATACCCGGATGAAGATTGCACTTGGTGCAGCTAGAGGATTAGCCTACCTTCATGAAGATTGTAATCCATGTGTCATACACAGGGACTTCAAATCCAGCAACATCTTACTGGAATATGATTTTATACCCAAAGTTTCAGATTTTGGCTTGGCCAGAACAACATTGAAGGAGGGAAACAAGCCCATCTCAACACATGTTATTGGAACATTTGG CTACGTAGCTCCTGAATATGCAATGACGGGACATCTTCTTGTCAAAAGTGATGTTTACAGCTATGGAGTTGTTCTCCTTGAGCTTCTAAGTGGAAGAAAGCCTGTGGATTTGTCGCAGCCACCAGGTCAAGAAAACCTTGTTGCTTGGGCTCGTCCACTTCTTACAAGCAAGGAGGGTTTGCAGAAGATCATAGACCCAGTTATGAAGCCTAGTGTTTCTGTTGATACCATTGTAAAGGTTGCAGCAATTGCATCCATGTGCGTGCAACCAGAAGTCACACAGCGTCCTTTTATGGGTGAAGTTGTTCAGGCCTTGACACTGGTATGCAGTGAGTTTGAGGAAACAAGAGTTCTGTAA
- the LOC137835851 gene encoding receptor-like serine/threonine-protein kinase ALE2 isoform X1 has translation MGLKLIFLIIKLHFVICTPQLHEYTASYLHHSRIRSPSSIASPPTESPTGVPASTTALPPSKASSRIPRSIELSPSQSFTKRKWMHSSMDSPIPHHKHHHSRRKFSNQAPGPTFPINPHTQQGPPPVFKSQHSFSSPMSRDLHAPAPAPIVLSHHLNVPSTSPRISPLGSSVKKTRTPPPAYALVLPSPPPNKDCMSLTCSEPLTYTLPGSPCGCVWPLQVKLCISIAIYKFFPLVSKLAKEIAASVLLNHNQVRIVGADATIQQLEKTTVLINLVPQGVKFDDTTAFLIYKKFWQREILNDASTFGAYEVLYVHYPGLPPSPPSNVDGIDVEPYPSHDNNGTMMKPLGVDISRKQKEGSGGRVVIMIILSSFTAFFLFIGFVWFFLTKCGSCTLEPEHIPDAKIPSTSKRSAGTASARSLIYASMPGSRSMSFSSGTLIHAGSVKIFTLNEIEKATNNFNSSSILGKGGFGLVYKGDLNDGREVAVKILKRDDQHGDHEFFAESEMLSCLHHRNLVKLIGICTEKQNRCLVYELVPNGSVESHLHGVDKETEPLDWNTRMKIALGAARGLAYLHEDCNPCVIHRDFKSSNILLEYDFIPKVSDFGLARTTLKEGNKPISTHVIGTFGYVAPEYAMTGHLLVKSDVYSYGVVLLELLSGRKPVDLSQPPGQENLVAWARPLLTSKEGLQKIIDPVMKPSVSVDTIVKVAAIASMCVQPEVTQRPFMGEVVQALTLVCSEFEETRVL, from the exons ATGGGGTTGAAGCTTATTTTCCTGATAATTAAGCTACATTTTGTTATATGTACACCCCAGCTTCATGAATATACTG CCAGTTATTTGCACCATTCGAGAATCCGAAGCCCTTCAAGCATTGCATCCCCACCTACAGAGTCACCTACTGGAGTTCCTGCTAGTACTACTGCACTTCCACCTTCCAAGGCATCTTCTAGAATTCCCAGAAGTATTGAACTTTCACCTTCCCAATCATTCACCAAAAGGAAATGGATGCACAGTTCCATGGACTCTCCAATTCCACACCACAAGCATCACCATTCCAGAAGAAAGTTCAGCAACCAAGCTCCTGGACCAACCTTTCCAATCAACCCTCATACTCAACAAG GTCCTCCTCCTGTCTTCAAATCACAACATTCATTCTCTTCACCTATGAGCCGGGATTTACATGCACCTGCACCAGCACCAATAGTTCTATCACACCACTTGAATG TGCCCTCTACTTCACCTAGAATTTCACCTCTAGGTTCATCAGTGAAGAAGACAAGGACTCCACCACCAGCATACGCTTTGGTTCTACCATCTCCACCGCCTAACAAAG ATTGTATGTCTCTGACATGCTCTGAGCCCTTGACATATACACTTCCTGGATCACCTTGTGGTTGTGTTTGGCCACTCCAAGTTAAACTTTGCATCAGCATTGCAATATACAAGTTTTTTCCTTTGGTTTCCAAGCTGGCCAAAGAAATTGCAGCTAGTGTTTTGCTGAACCATAATCAAGTACGCATTGTGGGAGCCGATGCAACTATTCAGCAGCTTGAGAAAACCACTGTTCTCATAAACTTGGTACCCCAAGGAGTGAAATTTGATGATACAACagcttttttaatatataagaaattctGGCAGAGAGAGATTCTCAATGATGCTTCTACCTTTGGTGCCTATGAAGTGCTCTATGTTCATTATCCAG GTCTTCCACCATCTCCACCTTCAAATGTTGACGGTATAGATGTTGAACCATACCCCAGTCACGACAACAATGGAACAATGATGAAACCTCTAGGAGTAGATATCTCAAGGAAGCAAAAAGAAGGGAGTGGTGGAAGAGTGGTTATTATGATCATCCTGTCATCTTTTACTGCCTTCTTTCTATTCATTGGATTTGTATGGTTTTTTCTAACGAAATGCGGTTCCTGCACTCTTGAACCTGAACATATTCCAGATGCCAAAATTCCATCCACTTCAAAGCGATCAG CAGGTACTGCCAGTGCTAGGTCATTGATTTATGCGAGCATGCCAGGTTCTAGATCAATGTCCTTCAGTTCTGGAACATTGATCCATGCAGGATCagttaaaatatttactttGAACGAAATCGAGAAAGCAACAAATAACTTCAATTCTTCGAGCATACTAGGAAAAGGTGGCTTTGGTCTTGTTTATAAAGGTGACTTAAATGATGGCAGAGAGGTGGCTGTGAAGATTCTCAAAAGGGATGACCAGCATGGTGACCATGAATTCTTTGCAGAATCAGAGATGCTTAGCTGCTTGCACCATAGGAATTTAGTTAAACTGATAGGTATATGCACAGAAAAACAGAATCGCTGCTTAGTCTATGAGCTTGTCCCTAATGGCAGCGTGGAATCCCACTTACATG GTGTTGACAAGGAAACAGAACCACTTGATTGGAATACCCGGATGAAGATTGCACTTGGTGCAGCTAGAGGATTAGCCTACCTTCATGAAGATTGTAATCCATGTGTCATACACAGGGACTTCAAATCCAGCAACATCTTACTGGAATATGATTTTATACCCAAAGTTTCAGATTTTGGCTTGGCCAGAACAACATTGAAGGAGGGAAACAAGCCCATCTCAACACATGTTATTGGAACATTTGG CTACGTAGCTCCTGAATATGCAATGACGGGACATCTTCTTGTCAAAAGTGATGTTTACAGCTATGGAGTTGTTCTCCTTGAGCTTCTAAGTGGAAGAAAGCCTGTGGATTTGTCGCAGCCACCAGGTCAAGAAAACCTTGTTGCTTGGGCTCGTCCACTTCTTACAAGCAAGGAGGGTTTGCAGAAGATCATAGACCCAGTTATGAAGCCTAGTGTTTCTGTTGATACCATTGTAAAGGTTGCAGCAATTGCATCCATGTGCGTGCAACCAGAAGTCACACAGCGTCCTTTTATGGGTGAAGTTGTTCAGGCCTTGACACTGGTATGCAGTGAGTTTGAGGAAACAAGAGTTCTGTAA